The following coding sequences lie in one Lolium perenne isolate Kyuss_39 chromosome 2, Kyuss_2.0, whole genome shotgun sequence genomic window:
- the LOC139835682 gene encoding uncharacterized protein — protein MLVAEAAPGVVLHDAQIYDMMRTKKKPNPALPQPQYYGNAKAAKEDYCDMVKSRHPEVDDPLSIPVDEESLVLSGHGRPHGRFPFLNKAVKPTPATSYTRLKHTLTADSPQPRPRPARPPAYDPEFEAAFEACNEAYQQAAAQWNRQNTAYMAYIGEMMISMSTGTPPPARVTVAGDMPIMPSKAAFAATYYGSTPEGTGWSGNQASPGGREVTPVHEGGRSPGRSAGASPSTTPGTTPGASPSTSPGRSTGPSPGGSSAASTGAQPRAARFANDVGGHTPPGSFLR, from the exons ATGCTGGTGGCCGAGGCAGcacctggggtggtgcttcatgatgcccagatatatgacatgatgcggacgaagaagaagcccaatcccgcattgcctcagccacagtactacggcaatgccaaggccgccaaggaggactactgcgacatggtcaagtctcgtcaccccgaggtggatgaccccttgagcattccggtcgacgaggagtcgttggtcctgtcggggcacgggcgtccgcatggccgtttcccctttctaaataaggcggtcaagcctaccccagccacgagctacacgcgtctcaagcataccctcaccgccgacagcccccagcctcgtccacggcctgctcgtccacccgcctacgat cctgagttcgaggcggccttcgaagcctgcaatgaagcgtatcagcaggccgctgcccagtggaataggcagaatacggcctacatggcgtatatagga gaaatgatgatctctatgtctactggtacaccgccaccggctcgagttaccgtggcgggggacatgcctatcatgccatcgaaggcagctttcgctgcgacttactacggatccacaccggag ggaacgggatggtccgggaaccaggcatcgccgggtgggcgcgaggtcacaccggttcatgaaggtggtcggtctcctgggcgttctgctggtgcctctccgtcgactactcctgggactactcccggtgcctctccgtcgacttctcctgggcgtagcaccggtccttctccaggtggttcttctgcagcttctaccggagcgcAACCCCGGGCTGCTCGTTTCGCCAACGATGTGGGCGGACACACCCCACCTGGTTCCTTCCTCCGCTAG
- the LOC127334056 gene encoding uncharacterized protein has protein sequence MATTKPRGSLMIIFFVLLASAVSLFVDGAGSVAKEACAKTPQPSNCEELLSSSPAADVTALAQAAVAAAAKTATEAAAAARAERDKLPNGKTQWRCMDSCAAGFEEAATKFKPGAGGPAAGAGAKLLEVLDFVVLDEEKEKSKDWEWKWSCNECKADPTAPAGLVVKNKEFDKIMEFLPAILKQTPAVVANSTKPAATKA, from the coding sequence ATGGCGACGACGAAGCCTCGCGGTTCCCTGATGATCATCTTCTTCGTCCTACTCGCCTCAGCCGTTTCCTTGTTCGTCGACGGCGCCGGCAGCGTCGCCAAGGAGGCCTGCGCCAAGACGCCGCAGCCGAGCAACTGCGAGGAGCTCCTGTCGTCGAGCCCCGCGGCCGACGTAACGGCTCTGGCCcaggccgccgtcgccgccgccgccaagacCGCCactgaggccgccgccgccgcgcgcgcggAGCGGGACAAGCTCCCCAACGGCAAGACGCAGTGGCGGTGCATGGACAGCTGCGCGGCGGGGTTCGAGGAGGCCGCCACAAAGTTCAAGCCCGGCGCAGGTGGCCCCGCCGCGGGAGCCGGCGCGAAGCTTTTGGAGGTGCTAGACTTCGTGGTGCTggatgaggagaaggagaagtCCAAGGACTGGGAGTGGAAGTGGAGCTGCAACGAGTGCAAGGCCGACCCGACCGCGCCGGCCGGGCTCGTCGTCAAGAACAAGGAGTTCGACAAGATCATGGAGTTTCTGCCTGCCATCCTCAAGCAGACGCCCGCTGTTGTCGCAAATTCCACCAAGCCGGCGGCCACCAAGGCCTAG